The following coding sequences are from one Salvia hispanica cultivar TCC Black 2014 chromosome 3, UniMelb_Shisp_WGS_1.0, whole genome shotgun sequence window:
- the LOC125209755 gene encoding nucleolar transcription factor 1-like, whose product MGAPKRHRSTKDEEKLTSKQRKTGKHGVRAKKLHEEVEQQLDEHSEGEEAELVANTNTKLTVYDSLLEKLGTQNISVADALRRRQREEQGESDEEDEEEDSDPESIDELEENADDDDDDADDGDDSVSPGSDIAGKDKDNVEPSEDAGEDDYDVISDSDEEAISVANNQTLSDASSNSNFDNHLSYKLVSTEVDSLLKRKWKYTWKVPTINMANCHWRGTGECINKIFDSQFSRFNISQ is encoded by the exons ATGGGAGCTCCGAAACGACACCGTAGCACCAAGGACGAGGAGAAACTCACTTCCAAACAGAGGAAAACTGGTAAACATGGAG TGCGTGCAAAAAAGTTACACGAGGAGGTGGAGCAGCAATTAGATGAACATTCAGAGGGCGAAGAAGCAGAATTAGTTGccaacacaaacacaaagcTGACAGTATACGACAGTTTATTGGAAAAATTGGGTACACAGAATATCTCTGTTGCAGACGCACTCAGAAGAAG GCAAAGAGAAGAGCAAGGGGAAAGTgatgaagaagacgaagaggAAGACAGTGATCCAGAATCCATTGACGAGCTGGAAGAAAATGCTGATGATGACGACGACGACGCTGATGATG GAGATGATAGTGTGTCACCTGGGAGTGACATTGCTGGAAAAGATAAAGACAACGTGGAACCGAGTGAAGATGCTGGGGAAGATGATTATGATGTAATATCTGACTCAGACGAAGAAGCCATATCAGTAGCAAACAATCAAACCCTTTCAGATGCATCTTCAAACAG CAACTTTGACAATCATTTGAGTTACAAATTGGTATCCACCGAGGTGGACTCATTGTTGAAAAGGAAATGGAAGTACACATGGAAGGTGCCAACTATTAACATGGCAAACTGTCATTGGAGGGGAACAGGAGAATGCATTAATAAG ATATTTGATTCTCAGTTCTCTAGGTTTAACATTTCTCAGTGa
- the LOC125209757 gene encoding uncharacterized protein LOC125209757, whose translation MASSSGSSFLMLPIADENSQEIQHLSFYNLKNNKPYNLKFPPSLKNTQFQCIGSSKGWLAFLDQTLKNPFLFNPFSQTLIHLPQNHPNITKLILSQDPSLRPHTYAAVAIQTPLFNAKLSFSRNRDSTWHDLPNQTETYYDAVCCDATNTLFALAPGLQVESWNLNDDSPTKTAIIRASFPSSLRLAKEAFPRDLYSSQLYLALASRGGIIVAVRYVGEFVRYDGEAVYEGDTLTDYMAAPLVCPYRTMGFRVLRADVSGGEWAEVEGLGDSMEAMILGFSAWRIRDLKRFLI comes from the exons ATGGCTTCTTCATCTGGTTCATCATTCTTGATGCTCCCCATTGCCGATGAAAACAGCCAAGAAATCCAACACCTCTCATTCTACAATCTCAAAAACAACAAACCCTACAACCTCAAATTCCCACCAAGCCTCAAAAACACACAATTCCAATGCATTGGTTCCTCCAAAGGGTGGCTTGCTTTCTTGGACCAAACCCTAAAAAACCCTTTCCTCTTCAACCCCTTCTCCCAAACCCTAATCCACCTCCCCCAAAACCACCCCAACATAACCAAACTCATCCTCTCCCAAGACCCCTCCCTCCGCCCCCACACCTACGCCGCCGTCGCCATCCAAACCCCCCTCTTTAACGCCAAGCTCTCCTTCTCCCGCAACCGCGACTCCACGTGGCATGACCTCCCCAACCAGACCGAGACCTACTACGACGCTGTATGCTGCGATGCAACAAACACCCTCTTCGCCCTAGCCCCCGGTTTGCAAGTCGAGTCCTGGAACTTGAACGATGATTCTCCTACAAAGACGGCGATAATTAGGGCTTCTTTCCCTAGTTCATTGCGTCTCGCGAAGGAGGCCTTCCCGCGTGATCTCTACTCGTCTCAATTGTACCTTGCCCTCGCCTCCAGAGGCGGTATAATCGTGGCGGTGAGGTATGTCGGGGAGTTTGTGAGGTACGACGGGGAGGCGGTGTACGAGGGAGACACGCTGACGGACTACATGGCGGCACCGCTGGTGTGTCCGTACAGGACAATGGGGTTTCGGGTGCTTAGGGCTGACGTCAGCGGAGGGGAGTGGGCTGAGGTGGAGGGTTTGGGGGATT CTATGGAGGCCATGATTTTGGGGTTTTCTGCATGGAGGATTCGAGATTTGAAGAGGTTCTTGATTTAG
- the LOC125211769 gene encoding monodehydroascorbate reductase-like — protein sequence MAEKSFKYVILGGGVSAGYAARAFAKHGAKHGEVAIISKEAVCTQSYLFPPGTARLPGFHVCVGSGGERLLPEWYMENGISLILSTEIVKADLASKTLTSSAGETFKYQTLIIATGSTVLRLTDFGTPGADAKNIFYLREIDEADALVAAIKAKKNSKAVVVGGGYIGLELSAALRVNDIDVSMVFPEPWCMPRLFTAGIAAFYEGYYTNKGVNVIKGALVVGFETNENGEVKNVKLKDGRVLEADIVVVGVGAKPLTQLFKGQVEEDKGGIKTDAFFKTSVPNVYAVGDVATFPMKMYGDIRRVEHVDHARKSAEQAVKAIFASEEGKSVGEYEYLPFFYSRSFDLSWQFYGDNVGESVVFGDSSPASSSHKFGSYWVKDGKVVGAFLESGSPEENKAIAKVAKVQPPADSLDKLASEGLTFASKV from the exons ATGGCGGAGAAATCATTCAAGTACGTGATCCTTGGTGGAGGTGTTTCTGCt GGATATGCTGCTAGGGCGTTCGCTAAGCATGGAGCGAAACATGGCGAAGTTGCTATCATTTCTAAAGAGGCGGTATGCACTCAAAGCTATTTA TTTCCTCCAGGAACTGCAAGACTCCCAGGATTTCATGTGTGTGTTGGAAGTGGTGGAGAGAGGCTCCTCCCTGAGTGGTATATGGAGAATG GGATATCTTTGATCCTTAGCACAGAAATTGTCAAAGCAGATCTCGCTTCAAAGACCCTTACCAGTTCAGCTGGGGAAACTTTCAAGTACCAAACACTTATCATAGCTACTGGTTCTACT GTTCTTAGATTGACAGACTTTGGCACACCAGGAGCTGATGCTAAAAACATCTTTTACTTGAGAGAAATTGATGAAGCTGATGCACTTGTGGCTGCAATCAAAGCAAAGAAAAACAGTAAAGCTGTGGTTGTTGGGGGAGGATACATTGGTCTGGAGCTAAGTGCAGCTTTGAGAGTCAATGATATTGATGTCAGCATGGTTTTCCCCGAACCTTGGTGTA tGCCCAGGCTGTTCACCGCTGGCATAGCTGCCTTCTATGAAGGTTACTATACAAATAAGGGTGTAAATGTCATCAAGGGCGCATTAGTTGTTGGATTTGAGACCAACGAGAATGGGGAG GTGAAGAATGTAAAACTTAAAGATGGTAGAGTGCTGGAAGCCgatattgttgttgttggtgTGGGTGCAAAACCACTGACGCAATTGTTCAAAGGCCAGGTTGAAGAGGATAAAGGTGGCATCAAG ACCGATGCTTTCTTCAAAACAAGTGTACCCAATGTATATGCTGTGGGTGATGTTGCGACATTCCCCATGAAGATGTATGGTGACATTAGAAGAGTTGAACACGTAGATCATGCTCGCAAATCTGCTGAACAGGCTGTGAAG gCAATATTTGCGAGTGAAGAAGGGAAATCCGTTGGTGAGTACGAGTACCTCCCTTTCTTCTATTCTCGATCATTTGACCTGTCGTGGCAGTTCTACGGTGACAATGTTGGTGAGAGCGTGGTGTTTGGAGACAGCAGCCCAGCGTCCTCCAGCCACAAGTTCGGATCATACTGGGTGAAAGACGGGAAAGTTGTGGGGGCGTTTCTGGAGAGCGGTAGCCCCGAAGAGAACAAGGCCATAGCCAAAGTTGCCAAGGTTCAGCCTCCAGCAGACAGCTTGGATAAGCTGGCCTCGGAGGGTCTCACCTTCGCAAGCAAAGTTTGA
- the LOC125211877 gene encoding serine/threonine-protein kinase D6PKL1 isoform X1, with protein sequence MAAMKRLSLPASPRVSEAGKIANMYRSVGIETGESSCSSVESEARRIEISLVPEQSASCSSGTLPPSTFLDECDNVGKSPVKEDTGLCSASKLPRKLQDSALRPAAVVMEGAELNIAHNKIIPVSEADMQNSGVGLQEEDCCSVSVLPRDDAHDNHLKEDLKSSGSSKAANVPIKEVPASSNVVEKAAPKVRRKSRLQTVSSSSVVKGNKEGTSRAVKPVGRNKNIVIKKAKKVTIYTDGSSKGSHDVDTAQDHGSEQVICQRCQCSLRDSSKDSCKDPLDSAGVQVPTAGTDSDANKDTSVAKSIMVSKQGEKWDLSQSSNSSNCDFSSSNTSLSDESNLSGSTCNNKPHMSKDVRWEAINHIRKKYGFLGLNHFNLLKKLGSGDIGSVYLAELIRTECLFAIKVMDNEFLAKRKKMPRAQTEREILKMLDHPFLPTLYAQFTSDNLSCLVMEFCPGGDLHVLRQKQPGRYFPEQAARFYVAEVLLALEYLHMLGIVYRDLKPENIMVREDGHIMLTDFDLSLRCSVNPTLVKSSSLAMEPPRISGPCAGSNCIDPFCTGPSCEVSCFSPGLNSAARARKLKADAARQARLLPQLVAEPTEARSNSFVGTHEYLAPEIIKGEGHGSAVDWWTFGVFLYELLYGKTPFKGTNNDETLANVVLQNLRFPDSPIVSFQARDLIRGLLVKEPENRLGTQTGAAEIKRHPFFDGLNWALIRCAVPPQIPEFFESEIPQPAPAQDAGDCFEFELF encoded by the exons ATGGCTGCCATGAAACGGTTGTCGCTGCCAGCATCTCCTAGGGTCTCGGAAGCTGGGAAAATTGCGAATATGTACAGGTCTGTTGGTATTGAAACTGGTGAATCTAGCTGCTCTTCTGTTGAAAGTGAGGCGCGAAGAATAGAAATATCTCTGGTTCCGGAGCAGAGTGCCTCGTGTTCTTCTGGAACCTTGCCACCGTCAACATTC CTGGATGAATGTGACAATGTAGGAAAGTCTCCTGTCAAAGAAGATACTGGCTTATGTTCTGCCAGCAAGCTGCCTCGGAAGCTTCAAGATTCTGCTCTTCGACCGGCTGCCGTAGTTATGGAGGGTGCAGAGTTGAACATTGcgcataataaaataatacctgTTTCGGAAGCTGATATGCAGAATTCGGGAGTAGGCCTACAGGAAGAAGACTGCTGTTCAGTTTCTGTTCTGCCCCGAGACGATGCTCATGATAATCATCTAAAGGAAGACCTGAAAAGTTCTGGCTCAAGCAAAGCTGCGAACGTCCCCATCAAGGAAGTTCCCGCTTCCTCGAATGTAGTTGAAAAGGCAGCACCGAAGGTAAGACGGAAGTCTAGGCTACAGACGGTGTCTTCATCCAGTGTGGTTAAAGGAAACAAAGAAGGTACATCTCGTGCGGTCAAGCCAGTTGGCAGAAACAAGAACATCGTTATAAAGAAAGCAAAGAAGGTAACGATATATACTGATGGAAGCTCAAAAGGATCTCATGACGTAGATACTGCTCAGGACCATGGTTCAGAGCAAGTAATCTGCCAGAGGTGTCAGTGTTCTTTGAGGGATTCGAGTAAGGATTCCTGCAAGGATCCCTTGGATAGTGCCGGGGTTCAGGTTCCAACGGCTGGCACGGATTCTGATGCGAATAAAGATACCTCTGTTGCTAAAAGTATCATGGTTTCCAAACAAGGTGAAAAATGGGATCTTTCTCAGAGCTCGAACAGCAGTAATTGCGACTTCAGTAGTAGCAACACGAGCCTCAGCGACGAGAGCAATCTGAGTGGCTCAACGTGCAATAATAAGCCGCACATGTCGAAGGACGTCAGGTGGGAAGCAATCAACCACATAAGAAAGAAGTATGGTTTTCTAGGGCTGAATCACTTCAACCTACTGAAAAAACTTGGTTCTGGAGATATCGGTTCGGTGTATCTTGCTGAATTGATAAGAACGGAATGCCTTTTTGCCATAAAGGTAATGGATAATGAGTTCTTagcaaaaaggaaaaagatgcCTCGAGCTCAAACTGAAAGAGAAATTCTCAAAATGCTGGATCATCCGTTTCTCCCGACTCTCTACGCCCAGTTTACCTCGGATAATTTGTCCTGTTTAGTTATGGAGTTTTGTCCCGGTGGAGATCTACATGTGCTCAGGCAGAAGCAACCCGGTCGATATTTTCCTGAACAGGCTGCAAG ATTCTATGTTGCTGAGGTCCTCCTCGCTCTCGAGTATCTACACATGCTCGGCATTGTGTACAGAGATCTAAAACCGGAGAACATCATGGTCCGTGAGGACGGTCACATCATGCTGACAGATTTCGACCTGTCCCTGAGATGTTCCGTGAACCCAACCCTCGTAAAATCATCCTCATTAGCAATGGAACCTCCCCGGATCTCGGGTCCATGTGCAGGTTCCAACTGCATCGATCCATTCTGCACCGGGCCTTCGTGCGAAGTCTCGTGCTTTAGCCCCGGGCTAAATTCGGCAGCCAGAGCAAGGAAGCTGAAAGCCGACGCCGCACGCCAAGCCAGGCTGCTCCCGCAGCTCGTAGCCGAGCCAACAGAGGCGCGCTCCAACTCCTTCGTCGGTACACACGAGTACTTAGCGCCCGAGATCATCAAGGGTGAGGGCCACGGCAGCGCTGTCGACTGGTGGACGTTCGGTGTCTTCCTCTACGAGCTTCTGTACGGGAAGACGCCGTTCAAGGGTACCAATAACGACGAGACGCTAGCGAATGTGGTGTTGCAGAACCTTCGATTTCCTGACTCCCCCATCGTTAGTTTCCAGGCGAGGGATCTGATCCGAGGGCTACTGGTGAAGGAGCCCGAGAATCGGCTCGGGACGCAAACCGGAGCTGCCGAGATTAAGCGGCACCCTTTCTTCGATGGACTGAACTGGGCGCTGATACGCTGCGCCGTACCCCCTCAGATACCGGAGTTCTTCGAGAGTGAAATTCCGCAACCGGCGCCGGCGCAGGATGCCGGTGACTGTTTCGAGTTCGAGTTGTTCTGA
- the LOC125211877 gene encoding serine/threonine-protein kinase D6PKL1 isoform X2, protein MAAMKRLSLPASPRVSEAGKIANMYRSVGIETGESSCSSVESEARRIEISLVPEQSASCSSGTLPPSTFQGKSPVKEDTGLCSASKLPRKLQDSALRPAAVVMEGAELNIAHNKIIPVSEADMQNSGVGLQEEDCCSVSVLPRDDAHDNHLKEDLKSSGSSKAANVPIKEVPASSNVVEKAAPKVRRKSRLQTVSSSSVVKGNKEGTSRAVKPVGRNKNIVIKKAKKVTIYTDGSSKGSHDVDTAQDHGSEQVICQRCQCSLRDSSKDSCKDPLDSAGVQVPTAGTDSDANKDTSVAKSIMVSKQGEKWDLSQSSNSSNCDFSSSNTSLSDESNLSGSTCNNKPHMSKDVRWEAINHIRKKYGFLGLNHFNLLKKLGSGDIGSVYLAELIRTECLFAIKVMDNEFLAKRKKMPRAQTEREILKMLDHPFLPTLYAQFTSDNLSCLVMEFCPGGDLHVLRQKQPGRYFPEQAARFYVAEVLLALEYLHMLGIVYRDLKPENIMVREDGHIMLTDFDLSLRCSVNPTLVKSSSLAMEPPRISGPCAGSNCIDPFCTGPSCEVSCFSPGLNSAARARKLKADAARQARLLPQLVAEPTEARSNSFVGTHEYLAPEIIKGEGHGSAVDWWTFGVFLYELLYGKTPFKGTNNDETLANVVLQNLRFPDSPIVSFQARDLIRGLLVKEPENRLGTQTGAAEIKRHPFFDGLNWALIRCAVPPQIPEFFESEIPQPAPAQDAGDCFEFELF, encoded by the exons ATGGCTGCCATGAAACGGTTGTCGCTGCCAGCATCTCCTAGGGTCTCGGAAGCTGGGAAAATTGCGAATATGTACAGGTCTGTTGGTATTGAAACTGGTGAATCTAGCTGCTCTTCTGTTGAAAGTGAGGCGCGAAGAATAGAAATATCTCTGGTTCCGGAGCAGAGTGCCTCGTGTTCTTCTGGAACCTTGCCACCGTCAACATTCCAAG GAAAGTCTCCTGTCAAAGAAGATACTGGCTTATGTTCTGCCAGCAAGCTGCCTCGGAAGCTTCAAGATTCTGCTCTTCGACCGGCTGCCGTAGTTATGGAGGGTGCAGAGTTGAACATTGcgcataataaaataatacctgTTTCGGAAGCTGATATGCAGAATTCGGGAGTAGGCCTACAGGAAGAAGACTGCTGTTCAGTTTCTGTTCTGCCCCGAGACGATGCTCATGATAATCATCTAAAGGAAGACCTGAAAAGTTCTGGCTCAAGCAAAGCTGCGAACGTCCCCATCAAGGAAGTTCCCGCTTCCTCGAATGTAGTTGAAAAGGCAGCACCGAAGGTAAGACGGAAGTCTAGGCTACAGACGGTGTCTTCATCCAGTGTGGTTAAAGGAAACAAAGAAGGTACATCTCGTGCGGTCAAGCCAGTTGGCAGAAACAAGAACATCGTTATAAAGAAAGCAAAGAAGGTAACGATATATACTGATGGAAGCTCAAAAGGATCTCATGACGTAGATACTGCTCAGGACCATGGTTCAGAGCAAGTAATCTGCCAGAGGTGTCAGTGTTCTTTGAGGGATTCGAGTAAGGATTCCTGCAAGGATCCCTTGGATAGTGCCGGGGTTCAGGTTCCAACGGCTGGCACGGATTCTGATGCGAATAAAGATACCTCTGTTGCTAAAAGTATCATGGTTTCCAAACAAGGTGAAAAATGGGATCTTTCTCAGAGCTCGAACAGCAGTAATTGCGACTTCAGTAGTAGCAACACGAGCCTCAGCGACGAGAGCAATCTGAGTGGCTCAACGTGCAATAATAAGCCGCACATGTCGAAGGACGTCAGGTGGGAAGCAATCAACCACATAAGAAAGAAGTATGGTTTTCTAGGGCTGAATCACTTCAACCTACTGAAAAAACTTGGTTCTGGAGATATCGGTTCGGTGTATCTTGCTGAATTGATAAGAACGGAATGCCTTTTTGCCATAAAGGTAATGGATAATGAGTTCTTagcaaaaaggaaaaagatgcCTCGAGCTCAAACTGAAAGAGAAATTCTCAAAATGCTGGATCATCCGTTTCTCCCGACTCTCTACGCCCAGTTTACCTCGGATAATTTGTCCTGTTTAGTTATGGAGTTTTGTCCCGGTGGAGATCTACATGTGCTCAGGCAGAAGCAACCCGGTCGATATTTTCCTGAACAGGCTGCAAG ATTCTATGTTGCTGAGGTCCTCCTCGCTCTCGAGTATCTACACATGCTCGGCATTGTGTACAGAGATCTAAAACCGGAGAACATCATGGTCCGTGAGGACGGTCACATCATGCTGACAGATTTCGACCTGTCCCTGAGATGTTCCGTGAACCCAACCCTCGTAAAATCATCCTCATTAGCAATGGAACCTCCCCGGATCTCGGGTCCATGTGCAGGTTCCAACTGCATCGATCCATTCTGCACCGGGCCTTCGTGCGAAGTCTCGTGCTTTAGCCCCGGGCTAAATTCGGCAGCCAGAGCAAGGAAGCTGAAAGCCGACGCCGCACGCCAAGCCAGGCTGCTCCCGCAGCTCGTAGCCGAGCCAACAGAGGCGCGCTCCAACTCCTTCGTCGGTACACACGAGTACTTAGCGCCCGAGATCATCAAGGGTGAGGGCCACGGCAGCGCTGTCGACTGGTGGACGTTCGGTGTCTTCCTCTACGAGCTTCTGTACGGGAAGACGCCGTTCAAGGGTACCAATAACGACGAGACGCTAGCGAATGTGGTGTTGCAGAACCTTCGATTTCCTGACTCCCCCATCGTTAGTTTCCAGGCGAGGGATCTGATCCGAGGGCTACTGGTGAAGGAGCCCGAGAATCGGCTCGGGACGCAAACCGGAGCTGCCGAGATTAAGCGGCACCCTTTCTTCGATGGACTGAACTGGGCGCTGATACGCTGCGCCGTACCCCCTCAGATACCGGAGTTCTTCGAGAGTGAAATTCCGCAACCGGCGCCGGCGCAGGATGCCGGTGACTGTTTCGAGTTCGAGTTGTTCTGA